In Setaria italica strain Yugu1 chromosome IX, Setaria_italica_v2.0, whole genome shotgun sequence, the genomic stretch gccacccgccggcccGCCGTCGACTCGCGCCCGCGGCTACCGGCTTGCCGCTACCCGTCGGCCGTCGCCCGTCGAGCTCCATCCTCCCCGCGTGGCCTCGCCGAGTCGTCGACCTGCGGCagtgcagcgcctccatcttcACCGTCCGCCGTTCAACTGGTGCACGGGGGCAAGGTGCTTCTCCGGCCGGCTAGACGCCTGAAAAACTCCGACGGAGGAACCGTGCAACGTATGTCCCCGAGATCTCAGCTTCTCATTCCTCTTCTGCTTGTAATATATGTATTTCTATGTTTTGCTCATGTTGTTACTGTTGTttttcccactaggccaagacaGTGTattttatagttttatttcttatcTTGCTAAGTATTAGTCTGATGCTGGTGAGTTTTCCGTTTAAAATGCGATGCGCACTCTGCTTGTCATTCTGGTGGTCCTCCTTCCATTTGAGTTCTGTTTCTCTTCTAGCATTTATGACTTATGAGGAATGAAGATGCACCCTTCTGTTGTTTATGTTGTTATCAATCAATACGCAgaagctattttttttccttgtttctCACTCATTTTCCTTATTGATTCAAGCTAAACTATCTATTTAGTGGCCCATTATCAATGAATGTTTGATGAGTACACTATACCTGTTCAGTGACATTATTTAGTGACCGTTTTTTCCTTGTATtttattgatttttttccttgtatTTCTCTTTCTTTACCAAAGTTTGGTTTTCCTCCAGGACACCAGGAAAACATCCTTTTCTTCAATCAGTACATAGTTGATTGACATATTGCTTTTTTTGGCTAGTGCCATATCTTATGTTATCACAACAAGGCTAACAATTCATGTTGTACTATTAGGGTGCTGTGTCAGTTTTGAAGCTTTTCACATGGATTCAGCAGCACAAGACTTCCAACCCAGGACATTCTCCATCAAGCTGTGGCCACCAAGTGAAAGCACACGCCTCATGCTTGTAGAGAGGATGACGAAGAACCTGTCTTCCGAGTCCATATTTTCCCGCAAGTATGGACTTTTGGGCAAGGAAGAGGCTCATGAGAATGCTAAAAGGATTGAGCAGCTGTGTTTCACATCTGCAGATGAGCATTTCAAGATGGAACCTGATGGTGATGGGAGTTCTGCTGTCCAGCTATATGCTAAGGAAACTAGCAAGATGATGTTGGAAGTTCTTAAGAGAGGCCCAAGGACTGCTGCAGAATCAGAAGCACCAGTAgctgatgcacctcttgagcctgGTGATACTGTATTGGATATATCTGGTGGCAAGCGTGCCTTTATTGAGGCAGATGAAGCCAAGGAATTGCTGAGTCCACTTACCAAACCAGGAAACTCATATAAAAGGATTTGCTTTAGCAACAGGAGCTTTGGTGTTGATGCTGCTAATGTTGCTGGACCTATTCTCGAGTCAGTTAAGAATCAGCTTACAGAGGTAGATATATCAGATTTTGTTGCAGGAAGGCCTGAGGATGAAGCTCTTGATGTGATGCGCATATTCTCCAAAGCACTAGAGGGTTCTATACTAAGATATCTGAACATCTCTGACAATGCACTGGGTGAGAAGGGTGTCAGAGCATTCAGTGAGCTCCTGAAGTCACAGGAAAATCTGGAAGAACTCTATGTCATGAACGATGGCATATCAGAGGATGCTGCAAAAGCTCTTTCTGAGCTTATTCCTTCCACTGAGAAGCTTAAGGTTCTCCACTTCCATAACAACATGACTGGAGATGAAGGTGCTGTGTATGTTGCTGAGATGGTTAAACGGTCTCCAAATCTAGAGAGTTTCAGGTGCTCAGCAACAAGAATAGGATCTGATGGTGGCGTCGCTTTGTCCGAGGCATTAGGGACATGCACGCGTCTGAAGAAACTGGATCTCAGGGATAACTTGTTCGGTGTTGATGCAGGGATTGCTCTCAGCAAAACCCTTCCAAAGCTTCCTGATCTCGTTGAGCTTTACCTCAGCGACCTCAATCTTGAGAGTTGTACAGTAGCAATTGTCAATGCCCTCAAACAGTCAGCACCTCAGTTGGAAGTCCTTGAGTTGGCTGGAAATGAAATAAATGCCAAAGCAGCCCCAGCTGTAGCAGAATGCCTAACGGCCATGCAGTCACTCAAGAAGCTAACCTTGGCTGAGAATGAACTGAAGGATGAGGGTGCTGTGATTATCGCAAAATCATTGGAAGATGGCCACACAGATTTGAAGGAACTTGATGTAAGCACAAACATGCTTCAGAGGGTTGGAGCACGCTGCTTTGCACGGGCAGTTGCAAATAAACCTGGTTTTGTGCAACTGAACATCAATGGTAATTTCATCTCCGATGAAGGGATTGATGAGGTGAAAGACATTTTGAAGGCTGGCAAGAATTCGCTGGATGTACTGGGCTCACTAGATGAGAACGATCCTGAGGGGGAGCCtgatgatggtgatgaggaggaagatgatgaagatgcaGAGGATGGTGACGACGAGGACGGGCTTGATTCGAAGCTGCAGAATGTACAGGTGGATCGGGATGATTAACCATGCTTAGGTTTGGTCTAGTAATCTTCTGAATGTGCTAGGCTAGATTTTTAGTTATAAACAGATGCGCTGTGGCTCCACCTTTGTCGTTTCATGGAACCCTTTTGTAGCTTCTGAACTTCGGTATCTGTGTTGTCGCCATGTCGGGGTCAGGTGAAGCTCGCTTGAACTTGTTTTATGGGCCCTATTTAGTACTCCAACTTATTTGCTGTGATGTTTTGGGGCGCTTTGTTGGTTTATTTGGAATCCGTGCTATTGTGGCATGCCTGGATGCTGCTATCTATTACTGAATTTCAGGATCACCTGAATTGCAAAATGGCAGTTCTTCCTGTAACGCTGGGCAATGTTTCAACCCTGCTTTTGTTCAACTGGTAGTAGTTTCTGAAGTGTGCATTTTGGGTGCGTTGTACAAAGTTTGTGCTGCCCCAAAGTTTCATTCGGTAAGGTTGCTGTTGCAAAGTTCTTCCTGTAACCCCGCGCAAAGTTTGATCTGGAGTGCGAACCGGCCTCtgcaaaatcaaaatgacctccTCAGGCAGCAAATTCAACAATGATGAGTTCAAAGATAACTAACTTGGAGATGGAAGCGTTAAATCCAAGTCAATTGAAAAGGAACCATCCTGATTACACGATGGGTGACCATGCTTCATCTGTGTCAACACCTGATACGAAACTGCGATTAACAGCGCGTCACAATGTAACGAGTAGCGGCGACGCCGCAGGCTTGTACTACGGTATCTCGTGCTGCAGCCGCTGCTGAAATTTTGTGGAAACTCGCGGTTCG encodes the following:
- the LOC101785491 gene encoding RAN GTPase-activating protein 2, producing MDSAAQDFQPRTFSIKLWPPSESTRLMLVERMTKNLSSESIFSRKYGLLGKEEAHENAKRIEQLCFTSADEHFKMEPDGDGSSAVQLYAKETSKMMLEVLKRGPRTAAESEAPVADAPLEPGDTVLDISGGKRAFIEADEAKELLSPLTKPGNSYKRICFSNRSFGVDAANVAGPILESVKNQLTEVDISDFVAGRPEDEALDVMRIFSKALEGSILRYLNISDNALGEKGVRAFSELLKSQENLEELYVMNDGISEDAAKALSELIPSTEKLKVLHFHNNMTGDEGAVYVAEMVKRSPNLESFRCSATRIGSDGGVALSEALGTCTRLKKLDLRDNLFGVDAGIALSKTLPKLPDLVELYLSDLNLESCTVAIVNALKQSAPQLEVLELAGNEINAKAAPAVAECLTAMQSLKKLTLAENELKDEGAVIIAKSLEDGHTDLKELDVSTNMLQRVGARCFARAVANKPGFVQLNINGNFISDEGIDEVKDILKAGKNSLDVLGSLDENDPEGEPDDGDEEEDDEDAEDGDDEDGLDSKLQNVQVDRDD